AcaaagcagctcacagccatctgaaactctagttccagggaatctaactcATGCACTCATACATTCATGCTGGCAAACACttaaacatataaaacaaaaaaatattttttgaaggaTGAAAATgatggggccagtgagatggcttgtAGCAAACCTGACAAGCTAAAGTTGGTTGGTCCTCACAGTCCACACAGTCACCTGGCTCTgactctgaaagttgtcctctgccccaACAAGTGCttccacacaaaaacacactgtcttagtcagagttgcTATTGCTgtcatgaaacaccatggccaaaggcaccttgaaaaggaaagggtttattgtacTCACAGTTGAATACCATCAAAAGCAGTAAAGGTAGGAACTTAAGTAGGCCAGGAACCTGAAGTTAGCGGCTGGTGCACAGGTGCCATGAAGGAACGCTGCTTCCTGGGTTGATCCCCATGCCTTACCCAGCTTAATTTCTAACGAAATCCAGGATAATCAAGttaggaatggtgccacccacagtgggctgggccctctcccatcagCCTACAGCCCAGTttcatggaggtattttctcaagaCTCACTGCTTTGACTCTtaacttgtgtcaaattgacatgaaATTAGTCAAcatacacagtaaataaatacagTAATAATAAAGAGTGAAAGAGTTCCAAACAAGAGAGAATGGCAGTTTTTACTGTAAGTTCTGTTGACTATAGTTTGCTTGAGtactgttaaaataaataaataaatgaatgaataaatagatagTCACACTGAAATAAAAACTAGGGTTATATGTAGAAACTATTAATGTGTGAGATAACTCAGGAAATTGGTTTTGATTGTTGAGTGACAGGCAGCCTGGAGCTGACCATGTAGGAGGAAGATGGATTGAATACTCTAAAAACACAGTGACTAAAACCTCAGTCACAGCGTTTTCCAGTAGAAGCACCTGATAAATAGCTCTCTTGTTAAAACAGTAGCATCTATTTACTGTGCTTACAGTATGTTGGGTGATGctttataaaagagaaataaacaagAGCTTTCTTAGTCCAGCTCAGGGTCTTTAACTACTAGGTTAGAGCTCTTAAGACTTTACCAGGATTTTCTCAAGTattctctccagtcccagagttctgttttgttctgtagtGGACTATTGGACTATTGCAGGTGCAGTAGTATACAAGTCATTACAGAGCAGCCAGTACTTAAACAGGTTCTGTGTTTTGTAATAACTATCGTCTTTGACACTAGGAAGTCTTAACAAAGGAGACAGTGGGATTGGGCTTGAGTTGAAACCAGTTCTCAGACACCATGCCAGTTGTTGTTTCAGAGATTTTCAGAGATGAGGTCTATTCTTCGTACTTTCATCAGATTATTTACAGATATTCACGCTGAACAGTCATATTTATTTGTCACTTTCCAGTTACACATGCACCAGACAAGTAGTTTCTTAGGTTTGTCTAAGGTGTTGTCCACCTAATTCCTCTTTCTTGGCAGGTGCACAGGTTCTAATCTGTTACCTGCATTTATTATCTATTCTAAGCTAGTCCTTTGCTCAGACATTATATTTACCAATGGAAAACTGTTAACACTGCCCTTTTATATGGAAATGAAGTGTTTTCCACCTGTAtcttctaaaaacttaaaataggGATTAAGCCTAACATGGTTGCATCCATTAATAAGCCCTATACTTTAGGAtgatgaggcaggaagactgtacTTTTGAGGCAACCTGAGTTATATAATGGATGATTGGAGCAACCCAGGTTACACAGTGAAATCATGTCTCCGatgataaaatagaaaacaaaatgcagACTCACCTGGAGGCCTGGGTTAGATTGCCAGCCCCTTGGTGGCTAACAGCCCTCTAGTAACTCTTGGGGCTAGTAAAATTTGGAGCTAGTAACTCTAGCCCCAAGGGCTCCAGTGCCTGTATTCCACTGGCACTCTGCACATGGAGTGTACAGAGGATATACTTGGAAGCAGAACACCCATGCAgatgcttaatttttaaaaatcaagaatataaaaataaggtGAAACAAGAATAGTTAGAGAATTGAAAGTTCCTTTAGGAtcgtggctctcaaccttcctaatgttctGACCCTTTATTACAGTTCCTCTGTTGTGGCGATCCTCAgcgtaaaattattttgttgctacttcttaactgtaattttgctactgttatgaattctaATGTCTGATGGGTAGCCCATAGTTGAGAACCCCTGTTTTAGGCCATCAGTCAGTTGCCCCATTTGTTCTTTTCCTGTATATTTTAAGTAGCAAATATTTGCTCTCTGGCCAGGTGTAATATGGTAAAGAGAGATGACCATGAGCGTCATCCTGGTCGGAATGGCCACCATTGTGGATACTTTAGTAGCTTGTTTGGGGAGTTTGACTCCAGGTAGTGGTGTCTCTTCAGAAACTTGCATGTCTGAATGAGGGTGTTCTGAAGCCTAAAGCTTCTGTTCAGGTTGTTTTCTTAGTGCTTTTGAGTTTGAAGGTAAAGTACACTTCACTGGGTAATCTTTGTccaactctgttttgttttgttttgttttgttttgttttgttttgttggaattAGTGCCAGAACAGATAAAGCCCAGTGTAAGCCAGCCTCAGCCTGCCAACTCTGATAACGGCACTTCCACAGCAACCAGCACTAATAATAATGCCAAGCGAGCTACAGCCAGCAATCAGCAGCCGCCGCcaccgcagcagcagcagccgcagcaagagcagcagcagcagcagccacaagCCTTGCCTCGGTATCCACGTGAAGTACCTCCACGATTTCGCCACCAGGAACACAAACAGCTTCTGAAGAGGGGTCAGCATTTTCCTGTCATAGCAGCAAACTTGGGATCTGCTGTTAAGGTGTTAAACAGCCAATCAGAAAGCAGTGCTGTAACAAATCAACAGCCACAAAATAACGGAGAGGTGCAGAACAGCAAGAGCCAGTCAGGTGAGTGAAGACAGTTCTGACAGAACTCACTGGCAGTGAGGGAATGTTGTCATCTATAGTTTGTGGTGTTAGGTTTCCTGTAGCAAGAGCTGGGCTTTGATTTTAGAATCCTGAATAGGGAGCTTGAAAGGAGACTCCTTTACTGTCAGGTTCATTCCTGTCTGTCTTAGAAAGTGAGCATCAGAATTGCTTTTGTCTTCTTTCAGGTCCCATACTTTAAGAAGTTGGTAGTTCAAATCGAACCCTCCCCACTCCTTGTGTTACTCAGTTACATACATTTATTCCTCAACTACCCTACACAAGGGTAGTTATCATCTTTATCCCTGACCATCCCTGGTATCTAGTCACTTGCTGCCTGAATGCTCCTTTATGTATACCAAGCACTAGTCTTTGTCGTAAGATATAGTATGATATTTCACAGCTAGTAAATAGCTCATTTTGGATTCAAGTCCATGATTCCAGAGCCATGCTCATAAACACCATGGTGCTCTCTAGCAGCTCATTGGCTATGATAGGAAAGGGACGGGAAGACATTTCTAAGCTAGGTCTCCAGAGCAGCACATTTTAGGACACAGATGTACTTCTTCTGCTCCTAAGTCCTTTACTACCTGTGTGAAGTTGATCAAGAAACTAATTCATGAgaccttccttttgtttttaattgttttgttttaagagtcTATCTCACCTTGGAACTCTAGGTGGCTTTGAACCCTTGACAAATttacctgcctcagcttctcaagtgctgggattaataccCCCATACCCATCAGGGATCTTCTTTCTTAATTTATAATACAGGTACCAGGATCCTACCTTGTAAGGGTGCTTTGAAGTCTAAATTGTATGAGATATTAAAACAGTCAGCTCAGTGCCTGATGTTTAAATgctgaataaattttcttatcCCTACATGTTAGTTAGATTTTCTATTGAGGCAATGAAAtatcaaaaagcaagttgggggttagaggtttattttgttttttttggtttatacTTCCTTCCATATTGCTGGTCATTATTGAagtaagtcagggcaggaacctggaggcagcagctgatgctaaggccatggaagaatgctgcttactgacttgctccttatggcttgctcagtctgctttcttatagaacccaggaccacttgcccagggatggccccacctaTGGTGGACCGTGgtctctcccatcaatcactaattaagaaaatgccactttaagtggatcttatggaggcattttctcagttgattttccttcctttcagataacttagcttgtgtcaggttgacataagactagccagcacacactAACATTTACTCAAAGACCTATTCTTTTCAAAATGAGTTTAACATTGAACATAGGCCAGGTTATATGGAATTAAGAAGTTGAATTTCATTTGGGAAGCCAGGTTGGAAAACAGTATATTACTTAGCAGCGTAAGCAATTTGTTAGTAAAGTATTACTTATCCATCAAATGCCTGGACACCTATGTTGAGTCAGGGCTGATGGTATATGATAAACAGACAGTGACATGACATAGtatatttatgaaattttatGTATGTCTCTTCCATTTGggaaaagaacaaacaaagctatttttaaaatggaaacaacAGTAGTGCAATAAGAGTagtatatttcaaaaataagtatgggactggagagatggctcgctcAGTAAAGTGCctactatgcaagcatgagggctgAGTTCAGGTGTTCTGCACCCCTTTGTAGTCTTAGGGAAGATAAAGTAAGGGGCTTGTTGACAAGCCACAGTCTAggcaaaaaaaaacccccaaaacccaagAATGAAGACACCCAGCATCAGCCTCTGATCTCCATACACATGTACAGGCATGTACACAAAATGAGTGTAAGTTAGAGGAATcaagttttggattttttgtttgtttgtttcgagacagggtttttctgtgtagccctggctgtcctggaacgagGAATCAAGTTCTATAGATGTGCATTCCAATGAAAAGTTCTCAGGTGTGAACATAGGCAAAAGCCTCCAACAAAAGTGAGGAAGAAGAGCCTCTGCCTGTGTCTAGAAGAGCGTAGCAAGCAGGGGGCCACATTTATTTGGAGACATTATATCCTAAAGCCATTAGGGAATGCAGACGATGAAACTGAAACACTGAGGAACAAGATTGGTACTTTTGTCTTTATAGGCTTATtttttaaaccttttaaaaatatgtgtgcttGTGATCTTGCATGAGTATATATGTAAGCCTAGTGGCCTGAGTCAGTCTCAGGAACTGAGACCACAGAGTTGTTTGACCTCTGGCATTCAGGTAcacccccccagccccacccccatccccacacgCTGCAACGCAGTAAATACAGATTTCAGACTGCTTCTTTATACTCTAAAGGCAGGGCAGATCCTGCTCTTGCTCAAATAGACTGAGTTGGGAGACTCTAGTGGAGGTGACAATAGTGAACCCTGACAGAATACTGTTATGGCCAAAGTGTTCTGACCTCTTATTTATCCATGAGACACAATCCATAGTACAGTTAAAAGACTAGAGCAGTGAATGTCCTTCCTTTCCAGTCCAAGGGCTGAAGCATTCTTAGTCGACTTGCTAtggttttttatttctattaacaTGCGTGCACACGTCATTATGATTAAGCCATTTGAAAGTGAGGTGCTGAACCTCATGGCACTTCATGTTCAGTGCCCTGAgacagcttttttgttttttaagatgtaAGTATTTACTATGTACACAGTGTTCTGTCTGGTCTCTGGCTCATTTGTAGCTAAGTATGACCTTGATCCTCTTCTCCACTACCTTCCTCAACTGCTAGGGTTATAGACTTTTATTACCACACCCACGTTCTGCAGTGCTGGGCACTGAATCCAGGGCTTCctatatgctaggcaagcaagcACTCCAGTGACTATGGTTTTTCTAATGTTGATCATTTTGTGTCCttgttattttcttatttgtggATTATAATTTGTCAGGCAGTCCTCTCAGCACAGGATTGAGTAGGTTTATTGATATGTATTCCTGTCTTTTTCATGTTGCAGTAGGAGTACTTTGTGTTACTCATAgttaaactttattattttcaatGTGAGTAGTTTCGTTGTAGATGTAGATGCCTAGTGTCTTTTTCTTATCCCTGCCTTATGGAATTGCcagcacatgcatgcagagaCACATGCAGTAATCCAAGGTGGTGATCGTGATGCAGACTAGCTGCCCtagctggcggggggggggggggggcagggggggaggTGGTGCTTTTGCTTTCTTGGACACAGGGAAGAATAAAGGCAAAGGCATAGGTCTTAGAACACAGTGTGGTTAGATGTCTTGTGCTTATTAAAAAGACCAAGTGTCTTCCCAACATTCACATCATGGGGTTCAAAAATGCCTGTGACTCCCAACTACGGAgaatccagtgcccttttctggcttttaggaacacatacaccccacacacatacagacatatatacatgtcATGGGACAATCAcacaaatatatagatatatgtgtaaataaaataatattttaaaaatgagaaaaataccaagTTAAGGAAAATTATTAAAGAAGTTTTATGCTTCACCCCATGTTTTCTAGAAGGAGGCATCCTAGGGGTATGAGTATTTATTACAATAGTAAAGACTCGTTACACTAGCTGTGATGTGTTTTTCATGTGGGTGATGAGATAAGTGAAAACGTGTTTGGGAGAAGAGTAGAAGGATGATAATCACGGGTGTACATCATTAATGATGGTAGTGCCTTACATGGACCAGGTACAGCTAGCTCCTGGAGTTCATCATTTAATTCTTCTAGCAGTTCCTGCTATCTAGATAAGGAAACTAAGGCAGACAAAGAAACAAGGGCTTGTCTTTGATCTCAGAGACTGTGTAAGTGGTATAAAATGTctcttggtttgttgtttgttttgttttgagacaggcagggtctttctacatagccttggctgttctgaaactcagtgTTGCTCTAGAacccacagaaatccacctgcctctgcctcccaagtgctgtgattggaATTCTCACCTGCTGACAGCAGTTACTAAATGCTTTTCTTGAGTAGTTAATGGTTAATTGAACAACCAAGTTTATTAGAAGGTTACCCTCGCTCTTCTTTTGCTAGATATCGTGGCACGTGGTTGTAGTCATAATCTCAGCAATCCTGTGGCTAATGATGAAAGATTGTTCACAAATTCAGGACCAGcgtgggctacacagagagacgcCGTCGCAAAAATCAAAGGACCGGGGATAAAGCGCAGGGTTAAAAGACTTGCCAAGCATGAGAAGGGTTCAGTCCCTGGCACGCCCAACCCCCAAATGAAAATAACATGACTTCGTTTCACAGGTTCTTGTCCTCTAGCGTCTATGAAGCATCCGGGCTTGAGGCCTTTTGTTGCTAGTATGTcagtcctttttttcttttttttgctacTTTGCTGTATGGAGGACTGTAATTAtcttgtgtatgttgtatgttctgctgctgtgatgaaacaccatgatcaaaatgcagctttggaaggaaagggtttatttggcgaatgcttccacatcactgtaTATCATCAAAGGACGTCAGTGTGGGAACTCAATAGGGCAGGAGCTTATACAGagtccatggaggagtgctgcttacccAGGTGCTTTCTTACAGAGCCCAGGGCCActtgcccagggatggtaccacccacagtgggctgagacTGACTCccctatcaatcattaatcaagaaactaCCCTATGGGGTTGGTTGCCaacagcttgatcaggtttttgtttttgtttttgtttttgttttgttttgttttgttttgttttttgattgggttttggttttggtttgactttggttttagttttgcttttatgagacagggtctctgtgtgtagtcctgactatgcttgaacttgttctatagaccaaatggcctcaaactcagatctgtctgttcctgcttccccataCACCACCTCGTGTAGCTTGGAAACCATTTTTTTAATGAAGGTTTCCTTCTCTCATGACTTTAGCGTGTATGAAGTTAACTTAAAACTGTCCAGCACATCTTGCTTCTCTCACTCAGTTTCTACAAGTTAACTTTTGTCCCTCGGTTTCTCACATACAAAGTGAGGGCAACACTTGTACTCTACAATGGTCCCAGGCACTTGCTGCAAGAGTTTGCAGACCTGCTGCTGTGTAGCAGTGAGTGCTAGCCGTGGATTGATATTGCCCTTGTATGTTGCAGTATAGAATTATTTCTTCCAGGAAGGCTGACTTTTTGGTTCTTTTTATCATGTGGATTCTACATAAGCAATAAAGAAGACAAATATCATCGACTACTTTTGGGGGGCATGGATGGACGGATGAACAGGGTTCTACTAATTAGTCCTTGCTTGCCTCTGAATCAcagatctgcctcctgagggcttgGATTCACGGTGTGACCAGAACCAGCTACTCACACTGTGATGAAATAATTGTAAAGGGAGTAGTAGTTGGTGCACTTTGCAGCACTTACTTAAATTATATTTACTGGATTTGTTACAGGTCAATCTCTAGTTGCTTTTCTTGCCATTATTACAGCTCTTCATCATTTGTTTCTTAGCATTTGTACTTTGAGAAAAAGTGAGACAAGCAGCAACATTTTTCCATACTAGCAAATCACACTAATAGTGTGACTTGGACTTATTTCCAGACCTTCATCCTGGGAACTATAGTGAAAGTCACACTTGAAGACAGCCTAAGTACAAATGTTTTATGTAGCCAATGTCACAGATGCATGTCTACCCACTGGACCCTTTAATgagatagatggagaaactaacaAAAACACTGCGGgaaagaatagaaataaaaacagatggTAGTTAGATGCCAATCTAAGGCTTGGTCATGTGATGGATGCCTATGGCCTTCAGTATCAGCTGCTGAATTACTGATCATAATTTGGTGATTTTCAGCATACCAATTTTTCTGTGTTGTCTCTTACTAAGCATGGCTATGAAAGTAAATTAGGAAATTGTTTAAAGTTAATGTTCTTCCTTATGTATAGCATGGTAATTAAGTGTATACACTAATAAACCAGAAATACAGTGCAAAGGCTTTGGGATCCTTACAGAATTCTTCTAACCCAAAGGAGTTGTGTGGAAAGCTGTTTTAGGAAACGGAATCATTTTGGGCTGCTTACGCTTACTTAGCTTTTTACATCCCAGTCTGTTTTCTCCCGTGTCAAGTCCTAAGCCTGGATTGCCCTAATTCATCATTACCACTCAGTCTTCTCTCCAGAATTCTTATATTTGTTGGATGTTGTCCGTTTATATATTTAGCAGGTCTCCCTGTGGGACTTTTTGTCCCATGCTGTACTGTAGGGTATTGAACAAAGCAGCAGAATTCTGCCTGTGAAATTACTGAACATGGAGCCTTGGTGGCTGAAAGATAATCAGCGCCTCACAGCCATTCTGCGGAGCATCTTGCTAATGTTGAGGAGCTACGTGTATTTCTAATGGATCGTCATTTTTCTCAGCCTACATACTATTTTGGAAATTGTTAACACTTATAAATAGATATACTTCTCCTTTATTCTAGATATAAATCATAATACTTCAGGATCCCATTATGAAAATTGCCAGCGGGGACCTGTGTCTTCTACAAGTGACTGTAGCACAAGCTGTAAGAATGCTGTAAACGACTTGTTGGAAAAAGAAGCATGGCCCTCAGCCCCTGGCAGTGATCCTGAGTTGGCTCCAGAATGTATAGATGCTGATTCTGCCTCCAATTCTGAGTCAGAGAGAAACATCACTGTCATGGCTTCAGGGAACACAGGTGGTGAGAAAGATGGCCTTCGGAACAGCACTGGACTTGGTTCTCAAAGCAAATTTGTGGTTGGTAGCAGCAGCAATAATGTGGGCCATGGAAGTAGTACTGGCCCATGGGGCTTTCCCCATGGAGCCCTAATAAGCACATGTCAGGTCTCTGTGGATGCTCCTGAAAGCAAACCAGAAAGTAGTAACAATAGGATGAATGCTTGGGGCACTGTAAGTTCTTCATCAAATGGAGGGTTAAATCCAAGCACTTTGAATTCAGCTAGCAACCATGGTGCCTGGCCAGTATTAGAAAACAATGGACTTGCCCTAAAAGGGCCTGTAGGGAGTGGGAGTTCTGGCATCAATATTCAGTGTAGTACCATAGGCCAGATGCCTAACAATCAGAATATCAACTCTAAAGTCAGTGGCTCTTCTACCCATGGTACCTGGGGTAGCCTTCAGGAAACTTGTGAGCCTGAAGTAAGTGGTACACAGAAGGTTTCATTCAGTGGTCAACCTCAGAATATCACCACTGAAACGACTGGACCAAATAACACTACTAACTTTATGACCTCTAGTTTACCAAACTCCGGTTCAGTACAAAATAATGAACTGCCTACTAGTAATCCAGGGGCCTGGCGTGTGAGCACAATGAATCATCCTCAGATACAGGCTCCGTCAGTTATGAATGGCACTTCCCTTTCTCACCTTAGTAATGGAGAGTCAAAAACTGGAGGCTCCTACGGTACTACATGGGGTGCCTATGGTTCTAATTACTCTGGCGACAAATGTGCAGGCCCTAATGGCCAAGCCAATGGTGACACTGTGAATGCAACTCTAATGCAGCCTGGCATAAATGGGCCTATGGGCACTAACTTTCAAGTTAATACAAATAAAGGGGGAGGTGTATGGGAGCCTGGGACAGTGAATTCCCAGAGTTCACCATGGGGAAGTGGAAATGGTGCAAATTCTGGAGGAAGTCGAAGAGGATGGGGAAGTCCTGCACAGAACACTGGCACTGGTCTATCCAGTGTCGAGTGGAACAAACTGCCTAGCAACCAGCATTCCAATGACAGTGCAAATGGCAATGGTAAGAAGCTTACAAATGGATGGAAATCTACTGAGGAAGACGATCAGGGTTCTGCCACATCTCAGACAAATGAGCAAAACAGTGTGTGGGCCAAAGCAGGAGGCACAGTGGAGAGTGATGGTAGTGCAGAGAGCACTGGACGCCTTGAAGAAAAAGTAACCGGGGAAAGTCAGAGTAGAGATAGAAGAAAAATTGATCAGCACACATTACTCCAAAGCATTGTAAACAGAACTGACTTAGATCCACGTGTCCTATCCAACTCTGGGTGGGGACAGACTCCTATTAAGCAGAATACTGCCTGGGATACAGAGACATCAccaagaggggaaagaaagactgACAATGGGACAGAGGCCTGGGGAAGCTCTGCAACACAGACTTTTAACTCAGGGGCATGTACAGATAAGACTAGCCCTAATAGTAATGATACCTCATCTGTATCAGGGTGGGGTGATCCCAAACCTACTCTGAGGTGGGGAGATTCCAAAGGCTCAAACTGCCAGGGGGGGTGGGAAGATGACTCTGCTGCTACAGGAATGATCAAGAGCAACCAGTGGGGGGGTTGCAAGGAAGACAAGTCTACATGGAATGATTCGCAAAAGAGCAAACAAGGCTGGGGTGACGGACAAAAGTCAAGCCAAGGTTGGTCCATTTCTGCCGGTGATAACTGGGGAGAATCTTCCAGGAGTAACCATTGGGGTGAGGCCAATAAGAAATCCAGCTCAGGAGGCAGTGACAGTGACAGGTCCATTTCTGGTTGGAACGAACTTGGGAAAACTAGTTCTTTTACTTGGGGAAATAATATAAATCCAAATAACTCATCGGGATGGGATGAATCTTCTAAACCGAACTCTTCCCAGGGGTGGGGAGACCCTCCAAAGTGTAATCAGTCTCTAGGTTGGGGAGATTCATCAAAGCCAGTTAGTTCTCCAGATTGGAACAAGCAACAAGACATTGTTGGATCATGGGGAATCCCACCAGCCACCAGCAAGCCTCCTGGTACAGGCTGGCTCGGGGGACCTATTCCTGCTCCAGCAAAGGAGGAAGAACCCACAGGCTGGGAGGAGCCATCCCCAGAATCTATACGAAGAAAAATGGAGATCGATGATGGAACTTCAGCTTGGGGAGATCCAAGCAAATACAACTACAAAAATGTGAACATGTGGAATAAAAACATCCCGGAAGCCAGCGGCCGCTCAGACCAGCAAGCGCAGATGCACCGGCTATTGCCAGCCGCAAGTGCCGTCTCAAGCAAGGAGACCAGCAGTGGCTCTGGTAAGCGTTCCCGTGTGGAGTGCAGAGGTATTGTGGAAGCAAGCTTTGTGTTGACATGCCTGTCATAAGATTTGTGTAACACGGCTCTTGGATATGCACATCAAGACCTTTCAGCTGTGACCTAGAGGTGACATTCACCTGGCAACAGCTCTGGTTTGTGGAGTCTTGCTCTGTTGTGTTAGGAATGTAGTAGAAGAGGTTAAGTGCAGACTTACACACTTAGGTATTCTTAGTCAAGCCTTAACAACGTGGTTTCACTACTGAAGTACAATAAAGCCAAATGCCTGAGGACCGTACTCTAGATATTTGGTATTATATTTGATCTTATGGGATTTTCTCACTGAGGCATGAAGTTAGTACCTCCTCAGTTAACTGGATAATGTGTGCACCTGAAGCATCGCACTGCTTTCTAGTATACTCTGACCTTTGCTCTCCTGTACTCAAAGTTTTTTCTCTGTAAATTGATAGGGCAACATTTTCTAAATGTGGCAGCCCTACATTGCCTTTGTTAACAGGAGTTTTATTGAATAATGCTCCATTGGTTAGAGAGCCGGTAATGTTTTCATGAATTCTTCTTTTAGTGCCTAATTgtgtgggggttttgttttgttttgttttgaaatataagCCTAGTC
This Mus musculus strain C57BL/6J chromosome 7, GRCm38.p6 C57BL/6J DNA region includes the following protein-coding sequences:
- the Tnrc6a gene encoding trinucleotide repeat-containing gene 6A protein, whose protein sequence is MRELEAKATKDVERNLSRDLVQEEEQLMEEKKKKKDDKKKKEAAQKKATEQKIKVPEQIKPSVSQPQPANSDNGTSTATSTNNNAKRATASNQQPPPPQQQQPQQEQQQQQPQALPRYPREVPPRFRHQEHKQLLKRGQHFPVIAANLGSAVKVLNSQSESSAVTNQQPQNNGEVQNSKSQSDINHNTSGSHYENCQRGPVSSTSDCSTSCKNAVNDLLEKEAWPSAPGSDPELAPECIDADSASNSESERNITVMASGNTGGEKDGLRNSTGLGSQSKFVVGSSSNNVGHGSSTGPWGFPHGALISTCQVSVDAPESKPESSNNRMNAWGTVSSSSNGGLNPSTLNSASNHGAWPVLENNGLALKGPVGSGSSGINIQCSTIGQMPNNQNINSKVSGSSTHGTWGSLQETCEPEVSGTQKVSFSGQPQNITTETTGPNNTTNFMTSSLPNSGSVQNNELPTSNPGAWRVSTMNHPQIQAPSVMNGTSLSHLSNGESKTGGSYGTTWGAYGSNYSGDKCAGPNGQANGDTVNATLMQPGINGPMGTNFQVNTNKGGGVWEPGTVNSQSSPWGSGNGANSGGSRRGWGSPAQNTGTGLSSVEWNKLPSNQHSNDSANGNGKKLTNGWKSTEEDDQGSATSQTNEQNSVWAKAGGTVESDGSAESTGRLEEKVTGESQSRDRRKIDQHTLLQSIVNRTDLDPRVLSNSGWGQTPIKQNTAWDTETSPRGERKTDNGTEAWGSSATQTFNSGACTDKTSPNSNDTSSVSGWGDPKPTLRWGDSKGSNCQGGWEDDSAATGMIKSNQWGGCKEDKSTWNDSQKSKQGWGDGQKSSQGWSISAGDNWGESSRSNHWGEANKKSSSGGSDSDRSISGWNELGKTSSFTWGNNINPNNSSGWDESSKPNSSQGWGDPPKCNQSLGWGDSSKPVSSPDWNKQQDIVGSWGIPPATSKPPGTGWLGGPIPAPAKEEEPTGWEEPSPESIRRKMEIDDGTSAWGDPSKYNYKNVNMWNKNIPEASGRSDQQAQMHRLLPAASAVSSKETSSGSGWGEPWAEPSTPATTVDNGTSAWGKPIDSGPSWGEPITAASNASTWGSSSVGPQSLSKSGPKSMQDGWCGDDMPLPGSRPTGWEEEEDVEIGMWNSNSSQELNSSLNWPPYTKKMSSKGLSGKKRRRERGMMKGGNKQEDAWINPFVKQFSNISFSRDSPEENVQSNKMDLSGGMLQDKRMEIDKHSLNIGDYNRTVGKGPGSRPQISKESSMERNPYFDKNGNPNMFGVGNTAAQPRGMQQPPAQPLSSSQPNLRAQVPPPLLSPQVPVSLLKYAPNNGGLNPLFGPQQVAMLNQLSQLNQLSQISQLQRLLAQQQRAQSQRSAPSANRQQQDQQGRPLSVQQQMMQQSRQLDPSLLVKQQTPPSQQPLHQPAMKSFLDNVMPHTTPELQKGPSPVNAFSNFPIGLNSNLNVNMDMNSIKEPQSRLRKWTTVDSMSVNTSLDQNSSKHGAISSGFRLEESPFVPYDFMNSSTSPASPPGSIGDGWPRAKSPNGSSSVNWPPEFRPGEPWKGYPNIDPETDPYVTPGSVINSLSINTVREVDHLRDRNSGSSSSLNTTLPSTSAWSSIRASNYNVPLSSTAQSTSARNSDSKLTWSPGSVTNTSLAHELWKVPLPPKNITAPSRPPPGLTGQKPPLSTWDNSPLRVGGGWGNSDARYTPGSSWGESSSGRITNWLVLKNLTPQIDGSTLRTLCMQHGPLITFHLNLPHGNALVRYSSKEEVVKAQKSLHMCVLGNTTILAEFASEEEISRFFAQSQSLTPSPGWQSLGSSQSRLGSLDCSHSFSSRTDVNHWNGAGLSGANCGDLHGTSLWGTPHYSTSLWGPPSSDPRGISSPSPINAFLSVDHLGGGGESM